In Anomaloglossus baeobatrachus isolate aAnoBae1 chromosome 3, aAnoBae1.hap1, whole genome shotgun sequence, one genomic interval encodes:
- the LOC142297166 gene encoding LOW QUALITY PROTEIN: E3 ubiquitin/ISG15 ligase TRIM25-like (The sequence of the model RefSeq protein was modified relative to this genomic sequence to represent the inferred CDS: deleted 2 bases in 1 codon) has translation MASADLGKELECSICLDVYRDAVTLSCGHNFCQLCIDQHLKRQDVSGVYSCPECRAEFQERPTQQRNITLCNVVENFLSAHQYDALYFCSYCMDAPVPAVKSCLHCEASLCDRHLRVHSKAAEHVLTEPSSCLQNKKCSIHKKILEYYCTNDALSACVCVSCCMIGEHQGHKMESLHEASEKKKVKLRNVLQTLNTKREETEVRVKNLEKHKKQHHDKAAGEAESVTALCRDIRRWLDDLEKTVLGRISRQEERESLSISELIKKLEIKKDEMSGNMRHIEELCNMTDPLTVLQDPDTGDLCDTDEEEGGKKTVGCDRFYQGEKLISHITHKLSDILRDVNVTFYVQDPVDIILDVNTADNNLQISDDLKMATWTQIKQSRPETNCRFQNFQVLSSTRIFSGRLYWDVEISDSEEWSVGMCYPRIDRRGCQSYIGDNKKSWCLHGEQNSIQYSVIHDNKVIVLPSFIFRKKFRMCLDYEAGQLSFYELRDPIRHLHTFSATFTEPLHAALYIWKGNIKILEGGPILTHRVF, from the exons ATGGCTTCTGCCGATCTGGGAAAAGAGCTGGAATGTTCTATCTGTCTGGACGTTTATAGAGATGCTGTAACCCTGAGTTGTGGACACAACTTTTGCCAACTCTGTATTGATCAGCACCTAAAAAGACAGGACGTgtctggagtttattcctgtcctgaatgtagagcaGAGTTTCAGGAGCGGCCTACACAACAGAGGAACATCACTCTGTGTAATGTCGTGGAGAATTTCCTGTCTGCTCATCAATATGATGCCTTATACTTCTGCAGTTACTGTATGGATGCTCCTGTACCAGCTGTCAAATCATGTCTGCACTGTGAAGCTTCTCTGTGTGATAGGCACCTGAGAGTTCACAGCAAGGCAGCAGAACATGTCCTAACCGAGCCCAGCAGTTGCCTACAGAACAAGAAATGCTCCATCCACAAAAAGATTCTGGAGTATTACTGTACTAATGATGCT TTGAGTGCTTGTGTCTGTGTGTCTTGCTGTATGATTGGAGAACACCAAGGACATAAGATGGAGTCTCTCCATGAGGCCTCAGAGAAGAAGAAAGTGAAACTGAGGAATGTTCTTCAGACACTCAACACAAAGAGAGAAGAGACGGAGGTGAGGGTAAAAAATTTGGAGAAACATAAGAAACAACATCATGACAAAGCAGCTGGGGAAGCTGAGAGCGTCACTGCCCTGTGTCGAGATATCAGGAGATGGCTGGATGACCTGGAGAAGACGGTCCTGGGCAGGATTTCCAGACAAGAAGAGCGGGAGTCACTATCAATCTCTGAACTGATCAAGAAGCTGGAAATAAAGAAGGACGAGATGTCCGGAAacatgaggcacattgaggagctgtgtaacatgactgatccactgactGTCTTACAGGATCCGGACACAGGTGACTTGTGTGATACTGACGAGGAGGAAGGTGGTAAGAAGACAGTGGGATGTGATCGATTTTATCAGGGTGAGAAGTTGATCTCACACATAACACACAAACTTTCTGATATCCTAAGAGATGTAAATGTGACCTTCTATGTGCAGGATCCTGTAGACATAATACTTGATGTAAACACAGCTGATAATAATCTCCAAATATCAGACGACCTGAAAATGGCAACCTGGACACAGATAAAGCAGAGTCGTCCAGAAACAAATTGCAGGTTCCAGAATTTTCAGGTGTTGAGCAGCACAAGGATTTTTTCTGGGCGACTCTACTGGGATGTGGAGATCAGTGATTCAGAAGAATGGTCGGTGGGGATGTGTTACCCTAGGATAGACAGGAGGGGTTGTCAGTCATACATCGGAGACAACAAAAAGTCCTGGTGTTTACATGGAGAACAGAATTCTATTCAGTATTCAGTGATACATGACAATAAAGTGATAGTGTTACCTTCCTTTATCTTTAGGAAAAAGTTCAGGATGTGcctggattatgaggccgggcagctgtccttttatgagctACGTGACCCCATCAGGCACTTACACACCTTCTCTGCCACCTTCACTGAGCCCCTTCATGCTGCATTGTATATATGGAAGGGAAATATaaagatactagaaggtggcccgattctaacgcatcgggtattctag